The sequence TTCCGTAGCCGGGATAGAGCCGCTCGGCGTGCCGCTAACCGCCGCCTGGGCCACCCCCCCCGCGGTCGTGATCGATTTTTCCGTCCCTGCGGCGGGTATGGCCATCGCCCGCGTGTGTGCCACCGCGGGGGTGCCGCTGGTACTCGCCACGACCGGCTTGGAACCCGCCGAACAGGCCGAAATTCGCCAGATCGCCACGCGCATCCCGCTCCTCTGGTCCCCCAGCATGAGCTTGACAGTCAATCTGACGATGAAGCTGGTCGAACTGGCCGCACGGGCCTTGGCCGATCATCCCACGGGGGCCGATGTGGAAATCCTCGAACGGCACCATCGCATGAAGGAAGACGCCCCCAGCGGGACCGCGCTCAAATTTGGCCAGATCGTCGCCGCCGCCATGGGCCAGACCGCGCACGTCCATGGACGCGAGGGTCGCCCCGGCAAACGACCGCATGGCGAGATTGGTTATCACGCCATTCGCACGGGGGACAATCCCGGGGAACACACGATTATCTTTGGCCTGTTGGGCGAGACGCTGGAACTGACCGTCCGGGCCAGCAACCGCGACTGCTACGCGTCGGGCGCGCTGGCCGCGGCCAAGTTTCTGGCCGGGAAACCACCGGGGCTGTACGGGATGCAGGACGTGCTGGGACTGTGAGGCAATTAAGAATTAAAAATTAAGAATTAAGAATTACGAATGCAGACTCGCAGGGCGGAACGTGCTCCGCCGTAGGACTGGACTGGCAAGGTGTATTTGGAAGAGTGGAGTTTGGTTAGCAGACGCGTAGCACAAAGCCGCCGATGGCATCGGCGGTCTGCGGGAGGCGAGAGGGGAGACGCGGGTGGCGGAATTCAGCTCCAGCTCCGGAGGAGCGTAATCTTTATAGCAACCGACCACACACCACAGATTCCTTACTTAATTTTTAATTATTCATTTTTTATTGACATGTCCGCCAGGAATCGGCCAGCCCAATCCCGCGGATATTTCGATTACAATAGGTTCATGCGCGGTTTCGGTGTTTCTTTATTGCTGGGAACCATTTCCTTGACAGACAGTGGGATATGTTTAATGTCATTTATTGTGTGGCGTTGGCGTGCGGACCAGTGGTCCGTTGGAATGGAACGGACAGGAGCAATCGCCGAGCTGCGCGAATACTTCATGCAGGCGGAGCAATTGTGGGTCTGATAAAATCAATAGGGCAGAAAACTCCTGTGTGGCAAAATCTAAAAATCTGGCGTGATAATTCCGTTTTGCGGACAGGGCTCTCCTTTTTCAGGCGGTACAGTCTTTTCGTTTACTGTGTGTTAGCGTTCATCGCGAGCTTGTTTTCGGTCACGCCCTCACACGCCGTGCAAGCACGATTGCTGTACAAACTGACCGCGCCCGACGCGCAGCCAGGGGCGCGGTTTGGGGATTCGCTGAGCATCGTGGATGGCGATATCCTGGTAAGCGCGCCAGCGCACGTGGCGTTTCCTTTCGACGCGTTGGGAAAAGCGTATTTATTCGATGGCCAGAACGGCCAACCCAAATTCGATTTCATTAACCCAATGCCGATCGATCAGGATCGATACGCGGCAGCCATTACGGGAGGGGATGGAAAAATATTTATTTCCCAGGTTGGACAACAGGAAAGCGTGTATGTTTACAGCACGGCCACTGGCGCGCAATTGGGGCGAATCAACAATCCAGAAAATGAAAGCATTGGCTTTGCAAATAGTCTGGCCTACGGCGCGGGGGATTTGCTAGTCGGCGCGCCAAGTTACAGTGGTATACCATTTGTTGCCAATGCGATTGGACAAGCATATTTGTATAACACGGCAACAAATACTGCTAGTTATACTCTACCCAATCCCGAACCAAACGATGGAGATTTATTTAGTTTTGGCAAGTCAGTTTCCATTACAGACAAATTTGTATCTATTGGTGCGTTAAGCGATGATCTGCCTGGATCACCCATATTTACGAATCCAGGTAGAATTTGGCTTTTTGATCGCCATACAGCATCACTAGTGAAAAGCATTGAAAATCCAAATCCTGAATCAATTTATTTTGATTGGTTTGGATTTAGCCTAGATGCGAACGAATCAGTGGTATTGACGGGTGCCAGGAAAGATGGGACCAGTGGAGTCGATGGCTCGGGAACGGCTTATGTTTTTAATGCTCAAAATGGTGCATTACTCCACACACTTTTCAGCCCACAACCTGAGGACAACGGCGAATTTGGCCGTTCCGTCGCCCTTACGCCCAGCGGCGATATCTTAGTAGGGGCTTGGGGTACATCAGTCTCTGGCATTGTGAATGCGGGACACGCTTATCTCTTCGATGGACAAACAGGGCAACTACTCCTTGACATACCCAACCCGGAACCCACCGAGAGCGCGCAATTCGGCTGGTCGGTGGAAGCCTACGACAATCGGTTGGTCATTGGCGCAAGGTTCGCCGATAGTAACGGTATGCCAGCCACTGGTGCGGTTTATGTGTACGAAATCGTCCCCGAACCGAGTGTTTACTGGGGTTTAACTTTCATGAGTATTTTGTTTTTTTGGTTTTTTAAGAAAACAAACAATCGTATTTGTTTTTTTGGATTATGTAAGCTTCAAATAACACTTCGACCACTGACACATTTCAAGGGAGTGAAGCATGAGTATTTTTCGTCGTTTGCGACGGGGTGGCACAGTCCAAGATACACTTTTTAACCAGTCTTTATCCCCACCTTGTCGGTTCCATTTCCTTGTGCTCGATTGCATCCCTTATTAACAACCGAGGGTACCACTGGCATTTTGCCAGTGTGATGGTTAAGTGCTTGGCAATTTTTAAGTGTATGGATACGAAGCGGAAAATATTTCCTCAATTAGGTCCTTTTTTGTTTGAACAGCTACAATACTCCACCGCTACGCGGTTCATTCGTCTGGTGATTTCTTGTCCCGTGGGCTTGCGCCCACGGCTACGATCCTGAGCCGCTACGCGGCTGATGCCTTTTATTATTGACGTCCCCACTCCCTCATGGCCAAATGTGACGAAGGGTATCTCTGCGATGTTTGCGGCCAGGATGTGGCCGAGTTGACCGACAGCGATCTGTACTTGCGGTATGTGATCGGACTGCTCGATCCCGAGGTCCTGCACACCACGCGGGAGCGGCATATTCGCTGTAATCCAGCGCTCGCGCAATTCATCACGGCGGACGATTTTTTGCCGCCAGTCGTGGTAACGGGGCAGTTTGATAAGCGGCAGCTCGACGCGGCGTATGTCCGGGTGCAAGAGACCCTGGTCACTCGCGGTTATTTGCGTTTGCGGGAATTGGCGGGGTTGGAGTTGCCGATAATCGATTATCCGTTGCCGGAGGTTCGGTATAAGACACGGTAATTGAAGTTGCGTAATCTCAATAGTCGGATACAGAATTCTGGCGAATTCCGCTACTTCATTACGCTTTCTTCCGCCGCCAAGGCCGCTTTTCGCCCCGCCGCCACATCCACCCGGCTGGCAATGGCCCAACCGATCAATAGCAAAAATAGCAAGCTTAGAATTGCGGGGCGGTATTCGCCGGTAACGTAGAACACCGCGGCAAACAGCCCCGGTCCCAGGAACGCCGCCGCTTTGCTGGAAAGGCTCATAAAGCCGAAAAATTCGGCCGCGCGCTGCCGGGGTGTCAGCAGGCCCATGATGCCGCGGCTCACCGCCTGGGTCCCCCCCATGATAAACGCCAGCGCCACGCCCATGATCCAAAAGTGTGATTTTTCCCGCACAAACCAAGCCCCGGCGATGAGCAACGCCCAGAGCGCCAGGCAAAGCATGAGCGTGCGCCAGGGACTGACGCGATCCGCCAGCCAGCCAAAGAGGATCGCCCCGGGGACCGCCAAAAATTGTATCAACAGGACCAATTGGATCAGTTCCACCGCGGTAAAGCCCAGGTCCGCTTTGGCGAATAGGCTGGCCTGGGAAATGACCGCTTGGATAGCGTCGTTATAAAAGAGATACCCCGCCAAAAAAATCGCCAAGATGCGAAACTGCGATAGATTGCGCAGGGTGTGCATGACCTGGCCCACCGCCTGTCGCACGGCCGCGCGCCAGGGGAGCGGATCGGATTTTGTGGTTGCGGAATCCCGTAGCCAGATCATGGCGGGAATGGTAAACACGCTCCACCAGATCCCGAGCAGCACAATCCCCGCGCGCAACGGCCAGGGATCGGGATTTTTGACCGGATCATAGCCGCCATAGTAAATAATGAGCATGGCGATCAACAGCACCAACCCGCCGCCGACATAACCACAGACAAAGCCCCAGCCGGAAACGCGGTTCATGGCCTCAGCGGGGGCGATTTCCGGCAAAAAAGCGGAATAAAATCCATAAGCCAATTCAAAACAAAAGACCAGGACCACGTAACAGGCCCAAATGGCCAGGGGAGATTCGAGCGGGATCACGCCCAGCAGGATGGCGGCGGCGGACCCCAGGAGCGTGGTCTCCGCCAACCAGCGCGATTTGCTGGCGTGCGCGTCGGCCAAAGCCCCGGCAATGGGTGAGGCGACCGCCGCAAAAAGCGTGGCCAACCCCAAACCCAGGGGGTACATGACGCCGCTCAGGTTGCCCCAGGTCGCGGCGGGAAAGACATGCTGGCTCAGGTAGAGCGCGATCAGGGTGATATTGATCGTGGAAAACGCGCTATTGGCCCAATCGCAAAGCGCCCAAGCGATGAGGGGGCGGGGGGAGGAGAATCCGGTCGCAAGCTTGCTCGACGATGATTCCATTA comes from Pirellulales bacterium and encodes:
- the dapB gene encoding 4-hydroxy-tetrahydrodipicolinate reductase, with amino-acid sequence MPLSLAIHGAAGRMGQRLIALAAADPALAITAALESPASSRLGQDAGSVAGIEPLGVPLTAAWATPPAVVIDFSVPAAGMAIARVCATAGVPLVLATTGLEPAEQAEIRQIATRIPLLWSPSMSLTVNLTMKLVELAARALADHPTGADVEILERHHRMKEDAPSGTALKFGQIVAAAMGQTAHVHGREGRPGKRPHGEIGYHAIRTGDNPGEHTIIFGLLGETLELTVRASNRDCYASGALAAAKFLAGKPPGLYGMQDVLGL
- a CDS encoding MFS transporter, with protein sequence MESSSSKLATGFSSPRPLIAWALCDWANSAFSTINITLIALYLSQHVFPAATWGNLSGVMYPLGLGLATLFAAVASPIAGALADAHASKSRWLAETTLLGSAAAILLGVIPLESPLAIWACYVVLVFCFELAYGFYSAFLPEIAPAEAMNRVSGWGFVCGYVGGGLVLLIAMLIIYYGGYDPVKNPDPWPLRAGIVLLGIWWSVFTIPAMIWLRDSATTKSDPLPWRAAVRQAVGQVMHTLRNLSQFRILAIFLAGYLFYNDAIQAVISQASLFAKADLGFTAVELIQLVLLIQFLAVPGAILFGWLADRVSPWRTLMLCLALWALLIAGAWFVREKSHFWIMGVALAFIMGGTQAVSRGIMGLLTPRQRAAEFFGFMSLSSKAAAFLGPGLFAAVFYVTGEYRPAILSLLFLLLIGWAIASRVDVAAGRKAALAAEESVMK